In Massilia antarctica, the following are encoded in one genomic region:
- a CDS encoding DUF58 domain-containing protein encodes MAASPNRFIPAAVRAKADTWLFQKRGVDPGETLLTQRRVFIVPSGAGLGFAALILILLIGSINYSLGLGFALTFTMGTCAMVDIYMTYKNLAHLHLRPGRAQPVFAGEVAQFELHLVNRTRLDRYALWVDFMEAGEARHVLDVGAGASSAVLLSAPSTERGWLAAPRIRLTTRFPLGLLRAWSYWQPDLNALVYPFPEENAPPLPITGVESADGHGHAGHDDFAGIRSYQPGDSLRHLAWRQIARLDPADGGQLVTKHFEGGAVDELVLDFNAMPAIMNLELRLSRMTRWVLDAEQRALPYAFRIGATDFEASLGEAHQAACLRALALHGLKEAP; translated from the coding sequence ATGGCGGCCTCCCCGAACCGCTTCATTCCCGCCGCGGTGCGCGCCAAGGCCGACACCTGGCTGTTCCAGAAGCGCGGCGTCGATCCCGGCGAAACCTTGCTGACCCAGCGCCGCGTGTTCATCGTGCCGTCCGGCGCCGGCCTGGGATTTGCCGCGCTGATCCTGATCCTGCTGATCGGCTCGATCAACTATTCTCTCGGCCTCGGTTTCGCGCTGACCTTCACCATGGGCACCTGCGCCATGGTCGACATCTATATGACGTATAAAAACCTGGCGCACCTGCACCTGCGCCCGGGCCGCGCGCAGCCGGTGTTCGCCGGCGAGGTGGCGCAGTTCGAACTGCACCTGGTCAACCGCACCAGGCTCGATCGCTACGCGCTGTGGGTCGACTTCATGGAGGCGGGCGAAGCGCGCCACGTGCTCGATGTCGGCGCCGGCGCGAGCAGCGCCGTGCTGCTGTCGGCGCCGAGCACGGAACGCGGCTGGCTGGCCGCGCCGCGCATCCGCCTGACCACGCGTTTTCCGCTCGGCCTGTTGCGCGCGTGGAGCTACTGGCAGCCGGACCTGAACGCGCTGGTGTATCCCTTCCCCGAAGAAAACGCGCCGCCGCTGCCGATCACGGGTGTCGAGAGCGCCGACGGCCACGGCCACGCCGGCCACGACGACTTCGCCGGCATCCGCAGCTACCAGCCGGGCGACTCGCTGCGCCACCTGGCCTGGCGCCAGATCGCGCGGCTCGACCCGGCCGACGGCGGCCAGCTGGTGACCAAGCATTTCGAAGGCGGCGCGGTGGACGAGCTGGTGCTCGACTTTAACGCCATGCCCGCCATCATGAACCTGGAACTGCGCCTGTCGCGCATGACGCGCTGGGTGCTCGACGCCGAACAGCGCGCCCTGCCCTACGCCTTTCGCATCGGCGCCACCGACTTCGAGGCGTCCCTCGGCGAAGCGCACCAGGCGGCCTGCCTGCGCGCGCTGGCCCTGCACGGCCTGAAGGAGGCGCCATGA
- a CDS encoding transglutaminase TgpA family protein, with product MSGAGAARPSLARLAAQLPRDKADTLLLLGAALMVLAPHAEHLPLWVSSLCALTLLWRTLATLRGTRMPSALLLLPLSMAAMAGVFMSYRTLFGRDAGVAMLVLLVAFKMLEMHAKRDLFVVIFLSFFLVLTNFFYSQSILTALMMVASIIALLTAQLSFQFTGKVPSLGRRLWMGARVFLLAAPLALVLFFLFPRIQGPLWGMPGDAQGARTGLSNSMAPGNMSNLAQSDDPVFQVRFLDPMPPKPKLYWRGVVMGDFDGRTWTPLRRRARRSPDQISMTVRGDAVRYELTLEPSSNNWLFALDLPDRLPELSGNTAGVSSELELTSTLPLSKRVRYALSSHTDYSLDGGDELSERARWLALPQGFNPRALETGAQIAQMSADPAARANAVLGMFTKMPFSYTLQPPLLGRDSVDEFLFKTRAGFCEHFASAFVVLMRAADVPSRVVIGYQGGELNPIDGFLMVRQSEAHAWAEIWIAGRGWLRVDPTAAVAPERVQRGLSSALAQNAPAFAGLGGLLDFGGERNALLEQLRFRIGAINTGWNQWILNYTPERQSGFLDSLKLRLLHWRSLALLAAIGAVVLLWRALRQRREADPVDALYSALGRRMSQLGMARAADEGPNAYAARLAQATLPPDQLAALKRFLTLYSAHKYSARPPAPGLASTLKSLLNNI from the coding sequence ATGAGCGGCGCCGGCGCAGCGCGCCCCAGCCTGGCGCGCCTGGCCGCGCAACTGCCGCGCGACAAGGCCGATACCCTGCTGCTGCTGGGCGCGGCCCTGATGGTGCTCGCGCCCCATGCCGAACACCTGCCGCTGTGGGTATCGAGCCTGTGCGCCCTGACCCTGCTGTGGCGTACCCTGGCCACCCTGCGCGGCACGCGCATGCCGTCCGCGCTCCTGCTGCTGCCGCTGTCGATGGCGGCCATGGCCGGTGTGTTCATGAGCTACCGCACCCTGTTCGGACGCGATGCCGGGGTGGCCATGCTGGTGCTGCTGGTCGCTTTCAAGATGCTGGAAATGCACGCCAAACGCGACCTGTTCGTGGTGATTTTCCTGTCTTTCTTCCTGGTGCTGACCAATTTTTTCTACTCGCAGAGCATCCTGACGGCGCTGATGATGGTCGCCTCGATCATCGCGCTGCTGACCGCGCAGCTCTCGTTCCAGTTCACCGGCAAGGTGCCGTCGCTGGGCCGGCGCCTGTGGATGGGCGCGCGCGTGTTCCTGCTGGCCGCGCCGCTGGCGCTGGTGCTGTTCTTCCTGTTCCCGCGCATCCAGGGGCCGCTGTGGGGCATGCCGGGCGACGCCCAGGGCGCGCGCACCGGCCTGTCGAACAGCATGGCGCCGGGGAATATGTCGAACCTGGCGCAGTCGGACGACCCGGTATTCCAGGTGCGCTTTCTCGATCCGATGCCGCCCAAGCCGAAGCTGTACTGGCGCGGCGTGGTGATGGGCGATTTCGACGGCCGCACCTGGACCCCGCTGCGGCGGCGCGCACGGCGTTCCCCCGACCAGATCTCGATGACCGTGCGCGGGGACGCCGTGCGCTACGAACTGACCCTGGAGCCGTCCTCGAACAACTGGTTGTTCGCGCTCGACCTGCCGGACCGCCTGCCTGAGCTGAGCGGCAATACGGCCGGCGTGTCGAGCGAGCTGGAACTCACGTCCACCCTGCCGCTGAGCAAGCGGGTACGGTATGCGCTGTCGTCGCACACCGATTATAGCCTCGACGGCGGCGACGAACTGAGCGAGCGCGCACGCTGGCTGGCCCTGCCGCAAGGCTTCAATCCGCGGGCGCTCGAGACCGGGGCCCAGATCGCACAGATGAGCGCCGATCCGGCCGCGCGCGCCAATGCGGTGCTGGGCATGTTCACCAAGATGCCGTTTTCGTATACCTTGCAGCCGCCCCTGCTGGGACGCGACTCGGTCGACGAATTCCTGTTCAAGACGCGCGCCGGCTTTTGCGAACACTTCGCCAGCGCCTTCGTGGTGCTGATGCGCGCGGCCGATGTGCCCTCGCGCGTGGTGATCGGCTACCAGGGCGGCGAACTCAATCCCATCGATGGTTTCCTGATGGTGCGCCAGTCGGAAGCGCACGCCTGGGCGGAAATCTGGATCGCCGGGCGCGGCTGGCTGCGGGTCGACCCGACCGCCGCGGTGGCGCCGGAACGGGTGCAGCGCGGCCTGTCGAGCGCGCTGGCGCAAAACGCCCCCGCATTCGCCGGCCTGGGCGGCCTGCTCGATTTCGGCGGCGAGCGCAACGCGCTGCTGGAACAGCTGCGCTTTCGCATCGGCGCGATCAACACCGGCTGGAACCAGTGGATCCTTAACTACACCCCGGAACGCCAGAGCGGCTTCCTCGACAGCCTCAAGCTGCGCCTGCTGCACTGGCGCAGCCTCGCCCTGCTGGCCGCGATCGGCGCGGTGGTGCTGCTGTGGCGCGCGTTACGCCAGCGGCGCGAGGCAGACCCGGTCGATGCGCTATACTCGGCCCTGGGTCGACGGATGAGCCAGCTTGGCATGGCGCGCGCCGCCGACGAGGGCCCGAACGCCTACGCGGCCCGGCTCGCGCAAGCGACCCTGCCGCCGGACCAGCTGGCCGCCCTCAAGCGCTTCCTGACGCTCTACAGCGCCCATAAATACAGTGCCCGGCCACCCGCTCCCGGGCTGGCTTCCACCTTGAAAAGTTTGCTGAACAACATTTAA